The window ATGATCTGCAGCAAGGAGCGCACGTCCACGTTCTGGAACGACAGTGAAATCCGCTCGCCGGTATATTGCGGTTCGGTCTGGCGACGCTCCTCGACCTGGCTGGCCGTCAGCGGCTGCAGCTCCAGCGTGAACACGTTGCCGGACTGATAGGCTGCCTGCTCGAAGTCGCCCGCGGTCGGCGTCACCACGACCTCGGTATTGATTCCGCTGCGCACAGTGTCGATGTATTTCACCGGCGTGGCGAAATCGAGCACATCGAGCCGCTTCAGCAGCGGGTCGGACACCGAGGCGTTCTTGAAACGGGCGATCACGCGGCCGCCTTCCTCGCGAACGTCGACCGGCGTCTGCGGGTCGGACAGTCTCACGATCACACGCCCTTCGCCCTTCTCGCCGCGCCGGAAATCGACGCCCTGCAGCTGCGCGCCGCGGCGCGGCGCCTCGATCGTGGCGCCGCTGCTGTGGCCGGCGCCGAGCAGTTCGAGATAGATCTTGTTGCCGTCGGTACGCACGCGATGCGGCAGCATCGTGGTCATTTCCACAACGACGCGGGTGCGGCCCTTGGACTCGGCCGCCGCGACATTGCGCACGGCGCCGATATTGATGCGCTTGAGTCGTTCCACCACAGCCAGCCGCGTATCCGGCAGGTCCAGCGACAGGCGCGCCGGCGTCTCCACGGTAAAGATGTGCGGTTCCGGTGCCGGCTCACTGAGCGTCAGCGTCAGCAGTACGCGCTCGCCGTCGGCCAGCGAGAAGTCGATCGACTGCAAAGCGCGGGACGTCGCCGCCGAAGCCGGAAGCGCGAGACTCCACAGCAGCGCCAGAGCCACGAATGCAAATGATGGGGTGCGATTTTTCATGACGACGACTCAGGGTTCCGACACGGCGAGTACGGCCGGCCGCTGCATCCAGCCACCAAAGCCGTCGGGAATGATCTCCAGAAGACTGAGCTCGGTTTCGCTGATCTTCAGAATCTCTCCGAAGTTCTGGCCGATATGGTCTCCCGCGGTCACGCGATGAATGACTGAATCCGGTGCCTTGATCAGGGCGAAGCTGCGCTGTCCCGCCTCGATCACACCAACCATGCGCAGACTGTCGAGCGGATACTCCTCCAGCGGCTCGCGGTTGCGCTTCAAATCCGGACGGATGGCGGACAACGGGCTGTCAGCCGGTCCGCCTTCGGGCTCAACCTTGACGAAGGGGTCGCGCCGCTCCGAGTCGGTATAGGCAAACGCCACATAGGGTTCCATCTGCGGGATCGGCTCGATCGCGCGCGTCTTGCGCCCTTTGACCTCGGCCACGTATTGCTGCAGGTCGCTCATGTCGCGCGAGCAGGCGCTCAGCAGGGCTGCCGGCAGCAGTGCCGAGAGCACCCAGACGCGCACGCGGTTCACCGCCGTCCTCCGCGCGGCTTGGTCGCCGCCTGTTGCGCCTGGATTTCGGCCTCGTCCAGATACCGGTAGGTCTTGGCGGTGGCGGTCATGCGCAGATCGCCACTGTTCGCCGGCGAGTTCTTCGGCGCATTGCTGCCACGGGCATTGGCCGGCCGGATTTCGACGTTCTCGATCGTGACGATGCGCGGCAGGGCGGCGACGCCACTGACGAAGTTGCCCATCTCGTTGTAATCGCCCACCACCAGGATCCGGTTCGGAATCTCGGCGTAGAACTCCTTGGTGATCTCGCTCTGCGGCTGGAACAGCTCTTCTTCGAGCCCGGCGGCGACGCGCGTCTGCGCGATGTCGTTGAGCAGATTGGCGACCTCGGCCTTGGACGGCAGCTGGCGCAGCATGTCACCGAAGGAGCGCTCCATCTCGGCGAGCTGTTCCTTGTAGGCATCGAGCGCAGCGACCTTGCGCTGCTTGGTTTCGAAGTCCTGGCGCAGCTTGACCTCCTGCGCGCGCGCCTGCTCGATCTCTTCGGTCTTGGGCTTGATAAAAAACCAAGTGCCGGCGGCGATCACCAGCACGCCGGCCAGAATGGCGGCGGCAATGCGTACCCAGTCCGGCCAGGCGGCGGGATTCTGCGCGTCGATCGAGCGCAGCTCGTCGAACCGATCCTGCAGGTTCATTGCAGCACCTCGGAATCGTCCGCCGGGGGCGCGCCGGGTTTGGTCAGGTTGGTGACCTGAAGTGTGAATTCCGACTGGCGCAGGCGATTCTGCTCGGTGGTCTTGATCACCACCAGGCGCGGGTCCGCGAACCATTCGGAGGCGTCCAGATTCTTCATGTAGGTCGAGACACGGCCATTGGATTCGGCAATGCCGTCGATGGTCACTCCGCTGCCCTGCTGCTTGACCGCGGTCAGGTACACGCCATCCGGCAGGGTGCTGACGATTTCATCAAAGAAATGTACGGTGGCGGAACGTGAGGCCTGCAACTGCTCGATCACCCGCATGCGCGCCAGCAGGTTTTCCTTGACGCGCTCGAGTTCCTGGATTTCCTTGATCTTCTGGTCGACCGCGGTGATCTCCTGCTTGAGGAAATCATTGCGTGACTGTTGGTAGGCAATCGTGCTTTTCATCAGGAACAGGGCGATGCCAACCACCACGACGCCCACGCCCAAGCCTATGCCCATCATGACCACGAACTGCTTCTTGCGGCGCTCGCGGCGCTCGCTGCGCCAATCGAGAAGATTGATCCGGGTGGCCATAGTCGCGCCTCAGACCGATGGATCGAAGGCGCGGAACGCGAGTCCGCAGGCGATCAGC is drawn from Banduia mediterranea and contains these coding sequences:
- a CDS encoding type 4a pilus biogenesis protein PilO; its protein translation is MNLQDRFDELRSIDAQNPAAWPDWVRIAAAILAGVLVIAAGTWFFIKPKTEEIEQARAQEVKLRQDFETKQRKVAALDAYKEQLAEMERSFGDMLRQLPSKAEVANLLNDIAQTRVAAGLEEELFQPQSEITKEFYAEIPNRILVVGDYNEMGNFVSGVAALPRIVTIENVEIRPANARGSNAPKNSPANSGDLRMTATAKTYRYLDEAEIQAQQAATKPRGGRR
- a CDS encoding pilus assembly protein PilP, yielding MNRVRVWVLSALLPAALLSACSRDMSDLQQYVAEVKGRKTRAIEPIPQMEPYVAFAYTDSERRDPFVKVEPEGGPADSPLSAIRPDLKRNREPLEEYPLDSLRMVGVIEAGQRSFALIKAPDSVIHRVTAGDHIGQNFGEILKISETELSLLEIIPDGFGGWMQRPAVLAVSEP
- a CDS encoding PilN domain-containing protein; the encoded protein is MATRINLLDWRSERRERRKKQFVVMMGIGLGVGVVVVGIALFLMKSTIAYQQSRNDFLKQEITAVDQKIKEIQELERVKENLLARMRVIEQLQASRSATVHFFDEIVSTLPDGVYLTAVKQQGSGVTIDGIAESNGRVSTYMKNLDASEWFADPRLVVIKTTEQNRLRQSEFTLQVTNLTKPGAPPADDSEVLQ